Genomic window (Pseudomonas hydrolytica):
CTCAAGCAGATCGACGCCGACAACGTCGGCAAGCTGGGCCTGGCCTGGTACCTGGATCTGGAAAACAACCGTGGCCTGGAGGCCACCCCGCTGGTGTCCGACGGCGTGCTCTACACCTCGCTGTCCTGGAGCCGGGTGATGGCCGTGGACCTGCGCAGCGGCAAGCGCCTGTGGCAGTTCGATCCCCAGGTGGATCGCGGCCGCTCCCGCTACGCCTGCTGCGACGCGGTCAACCGCGGCGTCGCCCTGTGGAACGGCAAGGTCTACGTCGGCGCCCTGGACGGTCGCCTGATCGCCCTGGACGCCAAGACCGGCCACGAGGTCTGGAGCGAGCAGACCACCGACCCGGCCAAGCCCTACAGCATCACCGGCGCGCCGCGGGTGGTGAAGGGCAAGGTGATCATCGGCAACGGCGGCGCCGAGTACGGCGTGCGCGGCTTCTTCTCCGCCTACGATGCCGAGACCGGCAAGATGGCCTGGCGCTTCTACACGGTGCCGGGCGACCCGGCCCAGCCCTACGAGCACCCCGAACTGGCCGCAGCGGCCAAGACCTGGAAGGGCGACCAGTACTGGAAGCTCGGCGGCGGCGGTACCGTATGGGACAGCATGGCCTACGACCCGGAGCTGGACCTGCTGTACATCGGCACCGGCAACGGCTCGCCGTGGAACCGCGAGATCCGCAGCCCCGGCGGCGGCGACAACCTGTACCTGTCGTCGATCCTGGCGCTGCGCCCGGACAGCGGCCAGCTGCTCTGGCATTACCAGACCACGCCGGGCGAAACCTGGGACTTCACCGCCACCCAGCAGATCACCCTGGCCACCCTGGAGCTGGACGGCAAGCCGCGCAAGGTGCTGATGCAGGCGCCGAAGAACGGCTTCTTCTATGTGCTCGATCGCGCCACCGGCGAACTGCTCTCGGCGGAAAAATTCGGCAAGGTGACCTGGGCCGAGAAGGTCGATCTGGCCACCGGCCGCCCGGTGGAGGTGCCCGGCTCGCGCTACGAGCAGGAGCAGGTGGTGATGTGGCCGAGCCCGTTCGGCGCGCACAGCTGGCACTCCATGTCGTTCAACCCGCAGACCGGGCTGATGTACATCCCCTACCAGGAAATCCCAGGCGTCTATCGCAACGAAGGGGCCACGTTCAAGAAGATCGACGGCTTCAACACCGGTACCGGCTTCAGCGACACTCACGAGATACCCCGCGATGCGGTGAGCGGCGCCCTGCTGGCCTGGGACCCGGTACGCCAGCGCGAGGCCTGGCGCGTGCCGCATAGCTTCTACTGGAACGGCGGCACCCTGAGCACCGCCGGCAACCTGGTGTTCCAGGGCACCGCCGACGGCCAGCTGCACGCCTACTCGGCGGACAAGGGACAGCGCCTGTGGAGCTTCGCCGCGCAGACCGGCATAGTCGCCGCCCCCATCAGCTTCAGCCTGGATGGCGAGCAGTACGTAGCGGTCATGGCCGGCTGGGGCGGCGTGGCGCCGCTGATCGGCGGCGACGCGGCACTGGCGCCCGGAGTGCGCAACCTCAGCCGCCTGCTGGTGTTCAAACTCGGCGGCCAGAGCAGCCTGCCGCCGCTGCCGCAGGCGACCACGATCGCCGTGCAGCGCACGCCGCAGGCGGTCCAGGCGAGTGCCGCGGACCTGGACGCCGGCAAGCTGCTGTACGGCAACTACTGCTCGATGTGTCACGGCGTCGGCGCCGTCAGCGGCGGCCTGATCCCCGACCTGCGCCATACGGATCAATGGCGCCGCGACAACTTCCAGCAGATCGTCCGGGACGGCATCCTCCGTCCGCTGGGCATGCCATCCTTCAAGAACTCGCTGAGCGTGGCCGAGGTGGAACAGATCAAGGCCTATGTAATGAGCCGCGAGTACGAGGACCATCTCAAGGCGCAGCAAGCCGCCAGACCCTGACCCCCATGGGCGGGCTCGGCCCGCCCGCGGACACCACCCCAAGCACCGGAGGAACAGCAGCATGTGGACCAAACCTAGCTACACCGACCTGCGCATCGGCTTCGAAGTGACCCTGTACTTCGCCAACCGTTGAGCCTGCCGCGGTGTGCCTGGCGCGCCGCGTTTCCCACCCGGCCTGCCGGGGCCTGATTTTTTTGCCGCGCGAGGCCCAGATGCATATCCAGATTCTCGGTTCCGCCGCCGGCGGCGGTTTCCCCCAGTGGAACTGCAACTGCCGCAACTGCCGCGGCGTGCGCGCCGGCACCCTGCGGGCGCAGCCGCGTACCCAGTCGTCCATCGCCATCTCCGACGAAGGCGAGCAGTGGATCCTGTGCAACGCCTCGCCCGACATCCGCGCCCAGCTCGAAGCCTTCCCGGCGCTGCAGCCGGCGCGCCAGCTGCGCGACACGGCGATTGCCGGCATCGTCCTGCTCGACAGCCAGATCGACCACTGCACCGGCCTGTTGACCCTGCGCGAAGGCTGCCCGCATCAGGTCTGGTGCACCGAGATGGTCCATCAGGACCTGACCACCGGCTTTCCGCTGTTCAACATGCTCAGCCACTGGAACGGCGGCCTGCAGCACCGGCTGATCGAGCTGGATGCCAAGCCGTTCAGCATCCCCGCCTGTCCTGAGCTGCGCCTCACCGCCATCGCCCTGCGCAGCAGCGCGCCGCCGTATTCGCCGCATCGGGGCAATCCGCACCCGGGCGACAACATCGGCCTGTTCATCGAGGACCTGCGCACGGGCGGGACCTTGTTCTACGCCCCCGGCCTGGGCCAGGTGGACGAGCAACTGCTGGGCTGGATGCGCCGCGCCGACTGCCTGCTGGTGGACGGCACGCTGTGGCGCGACGACGAGATGCGCGTGTGCGAGGTGGGCGACAAGCTCGGCAGCGAGATGGGCCACCTGCCGCAGAGCGGCCCGGGCGGCATGCTCGAGGTGCTCGACGGCCTGCCGACCGCACGCAAGATCCTGATCCATATCAACAACACCAACCCGATTCTCGACCTGGATTCGCCCGAGCGTGCCGAGCTGGACGCGCGCGGCATCGAGGTCGCGTTCGATGGCATGAGCATCCATTTGTAGGGTGTGCGGGGCCGCCCAGGCTGTGCGCACTTCAAAGAATGCTGGTGCGCACGGCGCACCCTACGGCAACGCGTATCGGAGATCCTGATGAGCCAAGCTGCCATGACCCCTGCCGAATTCGAGCAGGCCCTGCGCGCCAAGGGCGCGCTGTACCACATCCATCATCCTTTTCATCGCGCCATGTACGAAGGGCGCGCCACCCGCGAGCAGATCCAGGGCTGGGTGGCGAACCGCTTCTACTATCAGGTCAATATCCCACTTAAGGACGCCGCGATCATGGCCAACTGCCCGGATCGTGAGACCCGGCGCGAGTGGATTCAGCGCATCCTCGACCACGATGGGGCACCAGGCGAGGAAGGCGGCATCGAGGCCTGGCTGCGCTTGGCCGAGGCGGTCGGTCTCGACCGCGAGCAGGTGCTGTCGCAGGAGCTGGTGCTGCCCGGCGTGCGCTTCGCCGTCGACGCCTACGTCAACTTCGCTCGCCGCGCCAGTTGGCAGGAGGCGGCCAGCAGCTCGCTGACCGAGCTGTTCGCGCCGACCATCCACCAGTCGCGCCTGGACGCCTGGCCGCAGCACTACCCGTGGATCGATGCGACCGGCTACGACTACTTCCGCAATCGTCTGAGCCAGGCGCGCCGCGACGTCGAGCATGGCCTGCGCATCACCCTCGAGCACTACTGCACCCGTGAGGCACAGGAGCGCATGCTGAATATCCTGCAGTTCAAGCTCGACGTGCTGTGGAGCATGCTCGACGCCATGAGCATGGCCTACGAGCTGGAGCGCCCGCCGTACCACACGGTAACCGCCGAGCGCGTCTGGCATCGGGGGATCGCTTTATGATCAAGACAGCGGTGCGCATGGCGCACCCTACGGCCGCATTCCACGTAGGGTGCGCCGCGCGCACCACGACGGAGCCGCAACCATGACCTCGACCATCCTGCCCAACGTCCCCGCCATCCGTCGCGGCTTCCGCCTGCAGTTCGAGCCGGCCCAGGGCTGCCACGTGTTGCTCTATCCCGAGGGCATGATCAAACTCAACGACAGCGCCGGCGAGATTCTCCAGTTGATCGACGGCCAGCGCAGCGTCGCGGACATCGTCGCCGAGCTGGAGGCGCGCTATCCCGACGTCGCGGAGCTGGGCGACGATGTGCAGCAGTTCATCGAGGTGGCTCATGCCCAGTTCTGGATCGAACTGCGCTGACCGCGGACCGTTGCAAGGCGTCGGCGAAGCCGCCGAGGCTGTACCGATGACGGCCCCGCAGGAGCAGGCGAAGAAGCACGGCGTGCAACACGTACAAGAGCATGCGACCGAGCCGGCGATCCACCCCGTTCCTAACGGTGCCTCGGCAACGCAGAGAGCCTTGCAACGCTCCGTCGAGGTCGGCCCGCCGCTCTGGCTGCTGGCCGAGCTGACCTACCGCTGCCCGCTGCAGTGCCCGTACTGCTCCAATCCACTGGATTTCTCCCAGCAGGGCTCCGAACTCAGCACCGCCGAGTGGATCGAGGTGTTCCGCCAGGCCCGCGAGCTGGGCGCGGCGCAGCTGGGCTTCTCCGGCGGCGAGCCGCTGGTGCGTCAGGACCTGGCCGAGCTGATCGCGGCGGCGCGCGGCCTGGGCTACTACACCAACCTGATCACCTCCGGTATCGGCCTGACCGAAGCGAGGATTGCCGAGTTCGCCGAGGCGGGGCTGGACCATATCCAGATCAGCTTTCAGGCCGCCGACGAGGAGGTGAACAACCTCCTGGCCGGCTCGCACAAGGCCTTCGCGCAGAAGCTGGCCATGGCCCGCGCGGTCAAGGC
Coding sequences:
- the pqqA gene encoding pyrroloquinoline quinone precursor peptide PqqA, producing MWTKPSYTDLRIGFEVTLYFANR
- a CDS encoding PQQ-dependent dehydrogenase, methanol/ethanol family — protein: MPNLTQSRRFVCLLTALLVATGAQAAKVDEADIRASEQDGSEWLSHGRTYAEQRFSPLKQIDADNVGKLGLAWYLDLENNRGLEATPLVSDGVLYTSLSWSRVMAVDLRSGKRLWQFDPQVDRGRSRYACCDAVNRGVALWNGKVYVGALDGRLIALDAKTGHEVWSEQTTDPAKPYSITGAPRVVKGKVIIGNGGAEYGVRGFFSAYDAETGKMAWRFYTVPGDPAQPYEHPELAAAAKTWKGDQYWKLGGGGTVWDSMAYDPELDLLYIGTGNGSPWNREIRSPGGGDNLYLSSILALRPDSGQLLWHYQTTPGETWDFTATQQITLATLELDGKPRKVLMQAPKNGFFYVLDRATGELLSAEKFGKVTWAEKVDLATGRPVEVPGSRYEQEQVVMWPSPFGAHSWHSMSFNPQTGLMYIPYQEIPGVYRNEGATFKKIDGFNTGTGFSDTHEIPRDAVSGALLAWDPVRQREAWRVPHSFYWNGGTLSTAGNLVFQGTADGQLHAYSADKGQRLWSFAAQTGIVAAPISFSLDGEQYVAVMAGWGGVAPLIGGDAALAPGVRNLSRLLVFKLGGQSSLPPLPQATTIAVQRTPQAVQASAADLDAGKLLYGNYCSMCHGVGAVSGGLIPDLRHTDQWRRDNFQQIVRDGILRPLGMPSFKNSLSVAEVEQIKAYVMSREYEDHLKAQQAARP
- the pqqD gene encoding pyrroloquinoline quinone biosynthesis peptide chaperone PqqD; the protein is MTSTILPNVPAIRRGFRLQFEPAQGCHVLLYPEGMIKLNDSAGEILQLIDGQRSVADIVAELEARYPDVAELGDDVQQFIEVAHAQFWIELR
- the pqqB gene encoding pyrroloquinoline quinone biosynthesis protein PqqB — encoded protein: MHIQILGSAAGGGFPQWNCNCRNCRGVRAGTLRAQPRTQSSIAISDEGEQWILCNASPDIRAQLEAFPALQPARQLRDTAIAGIVLLDSQIDHCTGLLTLREGCPHQVWCTEMVHQDLTTGFPLFNMLSHWNGGLQHRLIELDAKPFSIPACPELRLTAIALRSSAPPYSPHRGNPHPGDNIGLFIEDLRTGGTLFYAPGLGQVDEQLLGWMRRADCLLVDGTLWRDDEMRVCEVGDKLGSEMGHLPQSGPGGMLEVLDGLPTARKILIHINNTNPILDLDSPERAELDARGIEVAFDGMSIHL
- the pqqC gene encoding pyrroloquinoline-quinone synthase PqqC, which produces MSQAAMTPAEFEQALRAKGALYHIHHPFHRAMYEGRATREQIQGWVANRFYYQVNIPLKDAAIMANCPDRETRREWIQRILDHDGAPGEEGGIEAWLRLAEAVGLDREQVLSQELVLPGVRFAVDAYVNFARRASWQEAASSSLTELFAPTIHQSRLDAWPQHYPWIDATGYDYFRNRLSQARRDVEHGLRITLEHYCTREAQERMLNILQFKLDVLWSMLDAMSMAYELERPPYHTVTAERVWHRGIAL